The following are from one region of the Rosettibacter firmus genome:
- the aroB gene encoding 3-dehydroquinate synthase: MKKIDIKIPNNFYQVYLGSNIFHKLSNLDVIKRNKNIFLVVDKNLYLNHRDKISLFYNNIGTKKFLYVFEATEKNKSFTEIKNIIAALIKNNFGRDTLLISIGGGITGDVASFAASIYSRGIKYINVPTTLLSMVDSSVGGKTGINFGNTKNIVGTFYQPDLVFIDIEFLKTLPHEEIVCGMGEILKYGLLIGDNFFEEIKNKRNKILEFNSTTIIDVIKNCIQFKSDIVRNDEKEKTGLRKVLNLGHTFAHAIEVEQKHHIKHGQAVIAGLACALHLSNKINLLNDSNLEKYLPLLISFADSIDIQKYDTKKLYEIMKRDKKNKDEKIKFVLLKKAGELFVDIETKKEDVIYALNNGLQYYKA, encoded by the coding sequence ATGAAAAAGATTGATATAAAAATTCCAAATAATTTTTATCAAGTTTATCTTGGTAGCAATATCTTTCATAAACTATCAAACTTAGATGTAATTAAAAGAAATAAAAATATTTTCCTGGTAGTTGATAAAAATCTGTATCTAAATCATAGAGATAAGATTTCTTTATTTTATAATAATATTGGAACGAAAAAATTTCTGTATGTCTTCGAGGCAACAGAAAAAAATAAATCATTTACTGAAATAAAAAATATTATCGCTGCTCTAATTAAAAACAATTTTGGAAGAGATACATTATTAATTTCTATTGGTGGAGGAATAACTGGTGATGTAGCATCCTTTGCTGCATCAATATATTCACGAGGCATAAAATATATTAATGTACCAACAACACTTCTTTCTATGGTTGATAGTTCTGTTGGTGGTAAAACAGGAATTAATTTTGGCAACACAAAAAATATTGTCGGAACTTTTTATCAACCAGATCTGGTGTTTATTGATATAGAATTTCTAAAAACTTTACCACACGAAGAAATTGTTTGTGGTATGGGTGAAATCTTAAAATATGGTCTACTTATTGGAGATAATTTTTTCGAAGAAATCAAAAATAAACGCAATAAAATTCTTGAGTTTAATAGCACTACAATTATTGATGTTATTAAAAATTGTATTCAATTTAAAAGTGATATAGTCAGAAATGATGAAAAAGAAAAAACAGGTTTAAGGAAAGTATTGAATCTTGGTCATACTTTTGCTCATGCAATTGAAGTAGAACAAAAACATCATATAAAACATGGACAGGCTGTAATTGCTGGACTTGCATGTGCACTTCATCTATCAAATAAAATTAATTTACTTAACGATTCAAATCTCGAGAAATATTTACCATTACTAATAAGTTTTGCTGATTCAATTGATATTCAAAAGTATGATACTAAAAAACTTTATGAAATAATGAAACGAGATAAAAAAAATAAAGATGAGAAAATTAAATTCGTACTTCTTAAAAAAGCTGGAGAGTTATTTGTCGATATTGAAACAAAAAAAGAAGATGTTATTTATGCATTAAACAATGGTCTACAATATTATAAAGCTTAA
- a CDS encoding shikimate kinase, with product MRIYLTGFMASGKSTIGPILSNVLGLDFYDLDQEIEEFEKSTIVEIFEKKGEPYFRNLESEILKKLTQKDNVVISLGGGTITFPDNYELMKNTGKIIYLKVSPEEIYKRLKNKTDRPLLREFVLGEASKEEFMKRINELLEKRKPFYEKADLIVDTSSNPIGVTIDTIAKKILRLFNEKD from the coding sequence ATGCGTATATATCTAACTGGATTTATGGCAAGTGGTAAAAGCACGATAGGACCAATCCTATCTAATGTGCTTGGATTAGATTTTTATGATCTCGATCAGGAAATCGAAGAATTTGAAAAATCTACAATTGTTGAAATATTCGAGAAAAAAGGTGAACCATACTTCCGAAATCTTGAAAGTGAAATACTAAAAAAATTAACTCAAAAGGATAATGTTGTTATTTCACTTGGAGGTGGGACTATTACATTTCCAGATAATTATGAATTAATGAAAAACACAGGAAAAATTATTTATCTTAAAGTATCACCAGAAGAAATTTATAAAAGACTTAAAAATAAAACCGATCGACCATTATTACGTGAGTTTGTCCTTGGCGAAGCTTCAAAAGAAGAATTTATGAAAAGAATTAATGAACTTCTTGAAAAAAGAAAACCTTTCTATGAAAAAGCAGATCTAATTGTTGATACTAGTTCCAATCCTATCGGTGTTACAATTGATACAATCGCAAAAAAAATATTGAGATTATTTAATGAAAAAGATTGA